From the Anopheles merus strain MAF chromosome 2L, AmerM5.1, whole genome shotgun sequence genome, the window TAGTGCACGGTGGGAAGCTGATACCGTTCGTTCAAGGTATGCCCGGGCCGAACACGCTTTCTTCCGCCGGTGCGCAGATGGAGCTGATGCCACCGACGCGTACCAGCCAAGCGGGACCGAACACACAATCGCTCCTCACCATTGTGGTACCGGGGGCGAACGGTCCAGCCAACAGTGGCCACGACTCGTCAGCAATGCACTACAAAACGCCACACCAAATGGCCAGTTCCGTCTCGTTGCTAGCTACCGTAGGATCACGCGGTCCGTATGCGGTTACATCGGTAGAACAAGCACCTGCGCCACCACAACCACCGGTCGTGCCCGTGTCGCTGGAACCGCCAAAAAAAGCGCCCAAGAATGGTCTCACCCGGTCGGAGATATGGTCACCGGCGAAGCAACAGTCGCTTGAATTCAGCAGTCCTTCACCGCCAGCTCCCAAGAAGAGCTTCAACTTTACGCGCATGGCCGATAATATCAGTCCGCGTAAGAAGGAGACGGTGACTGCAACGAAAGCCGACGAGGTTCGTCACTTCCACTTCGACTCGGTCATTGCCAAATCGGACATACTGATCaagccaccgccaccgccacctccaccacctgCCACCGTATCGCAGGATGGAAGCTCTTCGGCCTCACAGGACACCGGTCTTCCAGCGCCCCCTTCCAAACCGAACCGATTCCTGCGACCAAACACGTTGCCCCTCAAGCCAGGGACGTTCACACCCAAGCGACATCATGGTATTACCCCCACCAACAACACGATGCCCCTGATCTCGCCCGAGACGCCGCGCCCATCAAAGAGCTGCCGGGAGCTTTACTTTAACGGTCACGCGTACACCAACATCGGGCTAAAGTCGAGCACGAAACCGTTCTACTGCACCGTCAACAAGACGCAACCGTTCTGCTTTCAGACGCAGAAGCCACTGTCGATGTACAGCAACTGGCAGGTGCATCCGGAGAACGATCCCCATCCGCTCGGGCTGAAGCAGATCACTGTGATGTCACTGTACGACTCGAACCAGCACCGTGATCGACGGTATGCTATTGCTGGGCCAAAGACCGTTCCATTGACTGTcgtaagcagcagcagtagtagcagtagtagcagtggtggtggcagcagcagtaagcACATTGGAGCTGTCACTGTGTCCTCTTCGCTATCTTGCGTTCGCGTGAGCCCGGTGGAGGTGAAATCTAACGTGCCCTGCCCACCGAGCTATGTGCTGGCAGCCCTGGCATCGCAACAGCCAAATAATGCAAACGCATCGACGCCCTCGTCTACGCTCGGTCAGTACGATCAGCACCGCCGATCACTGTCACCGTACAGCGAAAAGTCGAAACAATCGGACGTGCTTACCGGGGGCGGTGGTGGCGATGGTGGGACAGTGGATAGATCATCGTCCCGTCAGCAGTCACGCAGTGCCTCGGCGGAGCGGGCTTTGTCCGGTGGGTTCGAAAGCACCGAGGAGTACACGTACGTCCGTGGTCGAGGTCGGGGCAAGTACGTCTGCAACGAGTGTGGCATCCGCTGCAAGAAGCCATCGATGCTGAAGAAGCACATCCGCACGCATACCGATGTGCGGCCGTATTCGTGCCAGTACTGCAGCTTCCAGTAAGTAGAACTAAGTCCTATAATGAACGGAGATGGTTTTATTAATTacatattttttccttttttcagtTTCAAAACGAAGGGCAATCTGACGAAGCACATGAAATCGAAGAGCCACTACAAGAAGTGTACGGAGCTGGGACTGAATCCGGTACCGGTGCACGTAGACGACGATGGAGCCGATATCGACATTGAGGGTGATCAACAATCCATATCAAGCGAGCGCACGtcgacgattccgggcgattccgataCAGCAACGGATAGTGACGGTGACGATACTGATGATAGTGGTAAGTTGTTGATTAACTTTAATGTTGATAATTCCGTTAGTCTTGCACAAACATCTAACCTTCGTAttgtttttgatattttgcagAGGAACTAAAGAGCCGTCTGCCAGAGCACGAGGCTGCCGAAGGATTGTTGTCGCTCTCGATGACACGTCCCACGTCGGCCTGCAGTAGCCTGGGAACGGGCCCACAACCAGGTGCTCCAGGGGGTGGTGGAGGCGAACCCGAAGCAGCTGCGGCCTACATAACTCAGCACATCAATTCGTATCTCACACCGGAACAACAGCAACGCCATGGTTACGCCGCTACAGGGTCTCCGAAGCCTCGCGCTCAGTCGCCTTCCGTTGCAGCAAAGTCCGATCCACCGAGGCGCATCATAACGTACGGCGGTGGACCAAAGCTTGAGTTCAATCTGCTAAAACACGAACAGTACTATTCGGACCCCAATGTGGGCAAACGCAGACGCGACGGAGATCGACCCTTCCCGTCGGCTAGTGATGAAGCGGCAGCGCAAGCCGGAGACGCGGACGACGAGGATGACACAGCGCGACCCATTGATCTGACGAAGAAGCCGCGCACACAGTCGGTGGTACAACAACCTTCTGCCGCTTCTGCACAGCATCAGTATGATCGGGCTCCGCCGCAACCGCTCGCCATGGTAACGCCGTTGCAATCGCAGCAAGCTCCAATAGAGCTACACCGCCAAACGGCTCAAATTCGGTACGATCGGGAACAAATACTGCAACCCCATCCGGTAGCGTACGAAGAGCGTCATCCTgcacagcagcatcaacagcaccagcagcagcagattcatcaccaccagcaggTGATTGTGCGTGTTTCGGATGTGCTGGCGCCAATAACCGGTGCAGCCAATCTGCTAACGACTCTCGTGTCAAACACGGACAAAATCCCGTTCGCAATGGGACCGTTCGAACCGACCGGAGGAGCAACACCCGGCGGTGCCGGTGTCGATGAGAATGCATATTTCCACGAGTACTTGAAAGAGCGTGCACTACAAGATACCCGCATCAAGCAGAGTCAGATGAAGCCGAGCACAATTGCTGGAGGCATCGCGATGCGTGACAGTCATCTGCAGGATCCACTGGCGAATCATCCGATGCACGAGGAGGTGTACAGGATTGTTCCTCAGGTGGCTGTTCCGATCATTGCCGCAAAGGctacaccaccaccggcagtaATTCCACCACCTGCCTTAGGCGCTACCATACCTCCCAGCTGCCCACCGACTCCCACGAGTGTAGCAAACAGTCCAGTTTCGGTTGCTGCTCCGACAGTTGCAACGACATCCACCGAGCGCGTGTATCGAATCTTCAGTGGAAAGAACGAGCGTCATCGAGCGTCACCACTGGCCGTGGAAAGTGTAGCCCGTACCGATGCGAAGAGTCCTTCATTGGCCCTGGTGGAGCAGGATAAAAACAAACCGTCCGGTGAGATAGCTGTCCCTTCCAGCATCCCGACCGTAGCTTCCTCCCGCAATGACTGTCCGCAGGTGTCGGAGAATGCCTCACCGATGGACACACTGGCCGAAATAGCAGCGGGTTCGGTAAAACTCGACGTCACACGAGCGCAACCGATCGTCGAGCCGGAACCAACGGCCACCTCGCGTCCTAGATGCAACAGTACAAATTCTACCAGCACAAAGGTACCGCCAACAGTCCCACTAGTGCCTGAAAGTGCCAAAACGCTCGCTTCCGAGTACCTGAAGCTGGCCCAAGCGGTGACAAACGTACGCAAGCGTACCGAAAGTGAAAGCGCCGTGGGAACGCTCGGAACTGCCGGCTCTTCTGACCAGGAAGCGGTGTCGGACGGTGTACCAACCTCGGTAGCTTCCGCCGCTGCTTCTACGACAGCTCAGCAACAGCCATCAGCCGCCGGCAGTCTTCTaccaccagttccgccgacagTTGCTGGACCGGCGCAAGGAGGCAGCGGCACGGGCGACGTCGGCGCAAGTCTCGTTGCCCCGGCCCgtaaggtggtggtggtcggtgAGGAAAGCTTCAAAACGGCCGGTGTTCGTGGTGGCGCGGGTGGTGAGTTTGTCGGCACACCGCCGACCGCCTTCACGCCCATGCACCAGGAAGACGGTGGCCGGCCGGTGTGCGAGATCTGCAATAAAAAGTTCCATAAGCTGTCCCAGCTGAGCATTCACATGAACATCCACTACATGGAGCGGAAGTATCGGTGCGAGCCGTGCGGTACCAGCTTCCGCTCCCAGGGGCTCTACCTGAAGCACGAACGCTCGGCGACGCATCGCAACAAGGTGTCGATGACGACCACGTTTGGCGTGGCGACGGACAGCAACCCGCGGCCGTTCTACTGCCGGGACTGTGAGGTCGGGTTCCGCATTCACGGCCATCTGGCGAAGCATCTGCGCTCGAAGATGCACGTGCTGAAGCTGGAGTGTCTGGGCAAGCTGCCGTTCGGGACGTACACCGAGATCGAGCGGTCCGGCACGAATCTGACCGAGATCGACACATCGGACTGTGAGAATTCATTGTCCAGCCTGAAGCGGCTCGCGACGCGCCTCAACGTCAAGGATCCGGCAAAGGTTCTTCCCGGTGGAGGCGGAAATGGGCCGCACGGAggtggtagcagcagcagtagcagcagttcTTCCAGCAGTAGTGGTGGCGCTGGCACAGCCGGAGGCACGAGCGGGAACGAAACGGACAGCTGTGAAGATAACGAAGAAGACGCGGCCCAACCGTCGCTGGTGAATGCGAATGGGGTGAAtggcagtgctgctgctgctgaacggGACGACGACCAGCGCAACATAAACAACAATGTGAAGCGAAAAGCGGACGACAAACCGGGCTCGGATGAGGCAGCGGCGGCCACCGAAATGAAACGGGCTCGATATGGAGCGGAAGGAATGGAAGGGGGTGTGTCGGTACTGCAGCAAGCTCCCGTCGGCGGTACCTCGAACCATGCTCTGTCGGTAGAGGGAGCTGCGGCGAATAGCAATTGCTAGCATCGTCCAAGTAGGCATGCGGTTGGATGAGGCAACACCAGTAACTatgactactactactactactaatgaTTAGTACaagcactaccaccaccactgtaTTGGAAGAGAAGGAAgcgttggtgttggtggtggaccGTGATGCAGTTTTAGTTCGATAAGTATGTGTAACTATAGCGTTTTGTGCCAAGCAAACCATGAAGTGGATTTTAATTGCGAGTTTAGTGATTACTTTAGCGTGGTAGTGTTTGGGCGAAAGGGCCCCGGACACGTTGATTTGATCAATCTGTTGTCGAATAGTTTTATAGAAGAATAGgggacaacacacacacagagaaacatAAAAACAGCCAAGAAAGGACCGTTTTTTACAAAAGGTAGAAGATATGTAATACCCCTGTGCGTTTAGATTTCGAATCTGAAAACATAGCAAGAACCCACACGAAGTACGTAAAGATGCAGCGAATTGAATCAAGTTATCGAGAACCAAGGAGACCTGCCTAGTAGAAGAAACCGAACAGCTCGACCGGGAGAAGCGAAGCGGTACATGAAGTAAAAGAGAAACTAAACAAAGTGAAGCATATCGTTTATTACCCACTCTCGGAAGTAGAAGGATGTACCAGAGCATAGTAGTGTAGCGGAATGTCCGTTTTTAACTATGAGAGTATTCTTGTCGTGTGGCGGGATCGGTGTATGCTCACAGGAATCTGAAACCACCACGAGGATTTGCAGACCAACGTATATACATCTATTTTCTTGAATAACTcctgatagagagagagagagaggatacCAACTACCAGGTACACACTtatatatacacatacatacatacatataacAACGTACATCTAATCTAAACTTTATATACAAGAAATGCGTATGTACCAATTGTATACAACTATTTTTATACGGGCATACCTGGTTTTTTGCGTTCCATGCTCTCAACTTGGCTGAGAAGGGGAGCTTTTATTTTGGTACAACAGTTtagaaacagacaaaaaacaacctacagaacagttttttgtatttttgtaccTCCAGTTCGCGCACACCCTTTGCGTGTGTGGAAAATTGAACATTCACTGTCCACCCAGTGGGCTTTGGTCTTGTCTAGCATATCAGAAACACTTGAACGACCACAAATAAGAAATCTACATGATGGttgatgatcatgatgataGGTAGAGATGATATATTATTTTATCgcacttttttctttccctcgaTCCGATGCGTTTAAACAGGCTGGGAActgtgtttgcttgttttcgattctatttcttttaaatatatatttgtcTTCCATATGCACTTGGTGCAAAAGCGCATAACTCGCTGACTCGCTGGGTTTAATTTTCTTCGGGTTATGGGACGTTGTGCAGAAAGTACCGTTcctttccgttccgttcttttgGAAGGCCAATCAATTATGTTGGGCCAACATTTCATCCGGGTTTCTTCGTTTTTCGGTATAATGATTGTAGTTCGACACTGGAAGAGGAGCTCTGGTAAAGtgcagcacacatacacgccaCGCCATATTAAATCTAAACGTAATATCAAAAACGGTTGCACACCTGTGCAAAACGATGTAAGAAGGAAGGATAAATGagtgtgtaaaataaaactagcCACGAAACAAGATATGCTAGCGTAATCGGTAAGGCATTAAACGTTAAACGattataaaacaacaacaaaaaaacgtgtcAAAACTGGAAATGAATGGAACAAAATGATATATATAGGTTAAGCAATAGAAAAGATAAAAAGTGGTAGATGATAAGAAAATgtattgaattgttttttacacaaacacaatacgCGCGAATTTACTGGCGCATCacgagcaacaaacaaaaggaaCAATAGACACAGAAGTGGAGTAAGAAAACCCCGATCAACCGATTGCTTCCAGTGCAGGCATACCTTTTTTGTAATCGTTTATTTATCACGAAACCTtcccgaaaagaaaaacaaatttcatAGGAAAACGtacacttttttattattacaagGTAACAGAGGGAACACACCCCACCACTCAGACTGGTTAAACCAACTGAAGCTCGGAGTGATGCGACAGTGACCCAGTCCTGTCCCATACACGTATAATAtaccgaacacacacacattttgtaacacGGAAATTGATCTGCCACTGATGGATGGGTTTGTTTGAAGGACTTTCCTCAAAATCAGTGACGATAcagtggaaaagaaaaaaaaacgataaacaaAACGATAACACAAGAATGCATCCTATCAGCTAAGCCCCTCTTTCTATTGTATAAGTGGATTTAAATGATATATACAGAAAAATCGAACACTCGCCGTGGTTAAAACAGAATatacgaaaagaaaacaaaaatggtgaaaacgtttttttttacaatacaCAACAGCGATTAAATGAAAGAAAGTGTGATAGAGAGTATCAAATCCATCCGCCCTGACTTGGCCCACTAAAGGCAAAGCGATGATAAGAGATCACGAAGGATGATGGTACTGCACCACGAGCCCTTTGGAGTTTGACATCTCTGACACATCGGACAGTCACCACCAACATGTTCAAACACTCTCCATCATGTTTCCTTATCACTAAAGTGGTACCCCGTtcattgtgtgcgtgtgattaGAAGCATCTCTCACCTGTGACGGAAGCCGAACGGAAGATGCTGTCGATCACTTTCGATCAGGAGCTGCTGAGAACCGGAGCGTTGTCGTTGCGGCGTGGATCGAAagtggtgtgtttgtggtgttgtgtgtgtgctgtgcgtgTTGGTGGTATCCTACAGCAGCATGGCTTCAGTGATACCGCGCGTTGATGTCGTGTTCCTGGCGTACAGTGAGGATGCCGGAAAGGCACCGTCCGTTACGCTGGACAGCATCTGCACGGTCAGTTTGTACGAGCTGCAGCGGCACCTGCAGGTGAAGCGAGCCGAGCGCAACAGTATGGGTGCCGAAGCGTACAAACACTACAAATGGGTAACGATCCTCGAATGGGCTGAATAGAAAAACTAACATGCGGAACTAATGTGCGCTCCTTACAACCCTCAGTACAACGCAGCACTGGTCGAGGAATTGCGTACGACGGGGAAAGGACAACCGCGGCCACTGCTGCAGGCTTTCCACTGGTACATTGAAACGTCCAACCGCTGTGCGTTCCGGGTCGAGGGTCAACAGTACGAAGCGGTGTCGCTGGTAGTGGCCGCAGAGGTGGAGCACTGGTACTGTGCCCGACCCGGCCACAGTGCCCAGGGCAGTCGTGCTCGGGTAGTCTCGAACGTCCCGATTGGAGCAGCATTCACAGGAACTACACCTCCCGCAAAGACACCGGTTGTTGCCATTCATCAAcggcaccagcagcatcaacGCCACCGGTCGACAACTCTCGAAAGAATTGGAGAGGAATGTTAAGCCGCGGGCACCTTGTGGAGGAGATCGAAGAAGATTGTAATTGTGTAACGGAGTTTTCAATGTGTGATATATTCCTGTCCTGTTTTCTGTTCAAAAAAACATACCCGATCTCACAACAataaattcttttttattacataTCTCAATGGATGTACGTACCGCTAGCGAACGGGCTGGCTGTTGCTAGCAGCAGTACATTAACATTAGGATTCTCGGTGtttatctgtgtgtgtgtgtgttgtaggTGGCTCTGTTGGGGTACGGCATTTAATGTTTACCTTCAGAATCACGTATAGTGTAAGATTAGATTATCTATAACATTTGCTCTCTCTAGCATCTCATCTGCATCCAGTCCCACTCTCGGTTGTAGGCAGAGtggaaggaagagagagatagtgagagtgtttgtctgtgtgtgtgtgtttgtgtagttCTGTCTTCATCCCCGCAATAATACCTCACGATTACTGGATATTCACTACAAGTGTTTAGCGTCACTGGCCTTTGTTATCGCTTTTTGTTCGATTCACCGGTGCGATATTATgcttttgagggtttttttttggtatcaTCATATCAGCATGGTTACTACCCttcgatcgtgatcgtgatgcgtgtgtgtgtgttagaaaTCATTTTGTAATAATACTTTCCACTAATAGCAcagaacaaacaacaaaacaacgctTTAGAGATAGAATTAGATTTGCAAGTGGGTGCTAACGTTAACACAATAAACGATAAATACTACttaaggaaaaagaaaacaatgcgAAACGACGGTCTACTCAAAGCGAACCGTTTTTCACCGACATTTGCTAAAAAACATCGAAAAAAAGATAAGGAAACACaatttgtgtctgtgtgtgggtgtgtgggtgtgtaatGGTGCTTAAAGCTTCGCCTAAAGCGACAACGAAAGATTGGCAAAGACTTGTTCGCTATGGCTTCAGATGTTGCCCCATCTGCCCCTTCCCGTTGGAGGAGGTAATGTTACGCTTctttggggggggggtttcCCGGGCACACTTAAGCGCACGGCGAGTCGGTCGACATTTCTTCCTCGACCGTGATGTACATGCCCTCCTCCTCGTAGGTGGAGTCGTGTTTGGCCAAAATTCTTAGCAGCGGGCGCAGCTTCAACCACCACTGATGCTTGGGGATGCGTTGCCTGGAAGGAGGCAAAAATTAAAGGGCGTTCAATATAAGCCGGAAGTTACCCGAAAAGAACGACACCAGCGCACGCTACTTACATAAAGTTGGTCTCACCAATCAGCTCCTTGAGCGGGGAGAATTTGTACTGACGACGCACCAGTCCCAGCAGGCAGGCCGTCTCGGGAGCGGTAGCATTGATCGACCCGTCCGGCTGAGTGTTGGCCTTCAGCTGCTCCACCAGCCACTCGACGCACTTGGCCGCCATCTTGGTGCCCATGTTACGATCGAACGGAGTGGGCGAACCGCCCTGCTGCATGTGGCCGAGCACGTTCATGCGCGTCGAGAACAGTCCCTTGCCCTCCTCCGAGTACAGCCGGTAGATGAACTCGGTGTTGTAGTTTTCGGACGCCTTTTCGTTGCGCAGAATCAACCCGCGCTGCACGCCGTCGCTCATCTTCGACGCCATATGGTACACGTCCTGCTGCAGATCCTTGATCGTGAACTTCTCCTCGTAGATGTAGGCCGCATCGGCACCGCCGGCCAGTCCGGCCAACGTTGCCAGATAGCCACAGTAGCCGCCCATCGTCTCGATCACAAACACGCGGCGCTTCGTACCCTGGGCCGACTGGCGGATGCGATCGCAAATCTCCGTGATTTCGTTCAGCCCCGTGTCGGCGCCGAGCGAAAACTCCGTGCCGGGCATGTTGTTCGAGATCGTGGACGGAATGACGACGATCGGGATGCAGAACTCCTTGAACTTGCTGCGCTGGTCCGTGATCTGGCCGGCGGCGTGGTA encodes:
- the LOC121594411 gene encoding uncharacterized protein LOC121594411 isoform X1, with the translated sequence MAVSWEGAGRPDALESTGRKNSPDVKQADKKDAKIKDDPGGGGRGGGGGNGGVKPAMEIANHRTEGKATSVSQRQQQQQQQQQQYLSTAASTKSDGGEDRPGPPAAGVAGVAGAGAAATQQTSTTNSTTNTNLKYLHKKFKRIASATLAEEEEPQPQQQQAATTTTTTTTTTTTATATTSSTTPSTTSSTSTTSNGRSDAVVDAVASAARPSVVSTCSANSFPPAGPPTAAATTRSYEPSSVVEASVADRVADESSQIVTVRTGSSSGETTEGSDRVLSVHSGPPSTPGVAVDKFGPSLAPPPPQPSVDRGGALIGITAAFDYHQQQQQQQQLHHQYHQLHPSLHPGVAAVAAFPPQSLLVHPHHQLLYGHHPQGPSAAQQQHQQQLQHPTSANSVAGSSSASSSSGSASGSSNSVSGNNSGSSISTHGAALLPPVPAVPSSGTSSSPIGENCDLGVGAVNRTSTLDKPVSGVQYVVSYPPPSQPHHLPHHHPSALLYVNGAGGGGGGAITPIPVRSAISSSSGASSGSPSPPTAGSGTLLSTNTNTANSNNAAAASTTTIISSNHASPTVAANISGPATVTVTPTGRYVCPYCSMNCSKPSVLEKHIRRHTNERPFKCDLCGIAFKTKSNLYKHRRSRAHASKSQGEDPSSLGLLDEDGGSLGGSDIDDKELSNSGSEIMNYRGSPLDDRVNSPQQLLLEKPYKPKFHNAALYTRADGKPHIGLTSASHQPSVGSSSAHGGGSSNATASTVPHYLNGQNKESLEQHISKLISQNEAIVEVVEAPLQKKYHKITGISRGISVSGTSTPGSTSTTVSSNIGHGGGVVSGNSAIVPIQHAAASQDSASSRLANALLQKRQSEELQQLQLQQQQQQHLLHVQQQHHQQQYINYVQHQHQQQQQQAQPNVINLTSKPGVTPKSMVILQQQQQQLPLTHGSLIALGGIPPAVGSQLQQPHDLSNEPHENVALTGSNSSSMSHAANNYQPLNLTKANTAEPVPTIARATIPTPSPNVSSSLLVAIPAPTPPEDAPDAIQHQQQQQQQQHPLPPYRKRTREPSPVVVASSSSHPAAMSLPLSTVSNTSTVSVASSSSSVASQPPHVPLHIQVPTVPSTQLTSADRPHRPTPTPTPPLTVANHPQNPERSIIKDLLLNSRGFGVVQNPDGENGENLYTCKMCNWSFRDVDSLKYHMICYCQGSGSSLNSPSASSSAPISPVGSPSAAAASYIRSRSVSSLKNLARSSLNPPGRNPSSLCKLAKSQLTRPKVKPDNISLPAADSPSSSSSSSQTAGPAASGSKGGFVETVQNPLPSPGPLLGNTRLVESGKSPRKAASSGEASEGSSKRMRVASSVEPSTSSAIVSGSASNTLQLFGGEVEVVERSREGEPKPNDAATASANVLRYGSGGTFMQYNSGAELEDDESRQRELHFRRTLHSGGTLVEIAKQQEMPPAPRPRSNTAVAPKPVAAPPTHFHFPPINSITAYNPLTLPAAPAPGQASQIVHGGKLIPFVQGMPGPNTLSSAGAQMELMPPTRTSQAGPNTQSLLTIVVPGANGPANSGHDSSAMHYKTPHQMASSVSLLATVGSRGPYAVTSVEQAPAPPQPPVVPVSLEPPKKAPKNGLTRSEIWSPAKQQSLEFSSPSPPAPKKSFNFTRMADNISPRKKETVTATKADEVRHFHFDSVIAKSDILIKPPPPPPPPPATVSQDGSSSASQDTGLPAPPSKPNRFLRPNTLPLKPGTFTPKRHHGITPTNNTMPLISPETPRPSKSCRELYFNGHAYTNIGLKSSTKPFYCTVNKTQPFCFQTQKPLSMYSNWQVHPENDPHPLGLKQITVMSLYDSNQHRDRRYAIAGPKTVPLTVVSSSSSSSSSSGGGSSSKHIGAVTVSSSLSCVRVSPVEVKSNVPCPPSYVLAALASQQPNNANASTPSSTLGQYDQHRRSLSPYSEKSKQSDVLTGGGGGDGGTVDRSSSRQQSRSASAERALSGGFESTEEYTYVRGRGRGKYVCNECGIRCKKPSMLKKHIRTHTDVRPYSCQYCSFHFKTKGNLTKHMKSKSHYKKCTELGLNPVPVHVDDDGADIDIEGDQQSISSERTSTIPGDSDTATDSDGDDTDDSEELKSRLPEHEAAEGLLSLSMTRPTSACSSLGTGPQPGAPGGGGGEPEAAAAYITQHINSYLTPEQQQRHGYAATGSPKPRAQSPSVAAKSDPPRRIITYGGGPKLEFNLLKHEQYYSDPNVGKRRRDGDRPFPSASDEAAAQAGDADDEDDTARPIDLTKKPRTQSVVQQPSAASAQHQYDRAPPQPLAMVTPLQSQQAPIELHRQTAQIRYDREQILQPHPVAYEERHPAQQHQQHQQQQIHHHQQVIVRVSDVLAPITGAANLLTTLVSNTDKIPFAMGPFEPTGGATPGGAGVDENAYFHEYLKERALQDTRIKQSQMKPSTIAGGIAMRDSHLQDPLANHPMHEEVYRIVPQVAVPIIAAKATPPPAVIPPPALGATIPPSCPPTPTSVANSPVSVAAPTVATTSTERVYRIFSGKNERHRASPLAVESVARTDAKSPSLALVEQDKNKPSGEIAVPSSIPTVASSRNDCPQVSENASPMDTLAEIAAGSVKLDVTRAQPIVEPEPTATSRPRCNSTNSTSTKVPPTVPLVPESAKTLASEYLKLAQAVTNVRKRTESESAVGTLGTAGSSDQEAVSDGVPTSVASAAASTTAQQQPSAAGSLLPPVPPTVAGPAQGGSGTGDVGASLVAPARKVVVVGEESFKTAGVRGGAGGEFVGTPPTAFTPMHQEDGGRPVCEICNKKFHKLSQLSIHMNIHYMERKYRCEPCGTSFRSQGLYLKHERSATHRNKVSMTTTFGVATDSNPRPFYCRDCEVGFRIHGHLAKHLRSKMHVLKLECLGKLPFGTYTEIERSGTNLTEIDTSDCENSLSSLKRLATRLNVKDPAKVLPGGGGNGPHGGGSSSSSSSSSSSSGGAGTAGGTSGNETDSCEDNEEDAAQPSLVNANGVNGSAAAAERDDDQRNINNNVKRKADDKPGSDEAAAATEMKRARYGAEGMEGGVSVLQQAPVGGTSNHALSVEGAAANSNC